TATAGCCCAGTGTCAAAACATTGGTTTTAATGTCCAAATTCATAATCAATATGCTGAAATAAGTTGTGATATGTTGAAGACAATACAGAAAAATGACTCCCTACAGACACACTATTCACACTTGTGTTCAGGTAACTTGTATTCTGGTAAATTAGAACCTTATAAACTTCTCAGGCACCAACATTTACCAGTCGGTCACTCTAGACTGGAATTGATTAGTACAAACCAAAGATATTTATCTGGTACAAGCAATTGAATTTCTAAGATCGTGATAAATATAAACTTTCATACTAACACAACCAATCTGAGGTGAAAAAAGGATGTGTATTTTCTGTCATTCTTGTGTGGTGAAAACATTAGTTTGTTTAATGTACTAAGACGTTTTGTCTACCATAGGGAATTTAGGGtagtataaaatattttgatttaagATGATAGTTAATGACGCACACTCACAGTTTTTTACAACAATGACATACATTTCTTACTACTTTAACCATAGAGAGAGTTGAACCACAATTGTTAACCACAATTTAATCAGGCGCTCTAGACTAGAGCTTACAAAGTGACTGTGCAGCAGGCTGAATGTTTGATGTCTCTCCTTATAATATCccatgaatatacagtatatgaccCACACTTATTTGAACTTTAACCCCCGACTGTGTTTTCTGCAGGGTTTTGAGACTTGGGCACGTAATTGGCTGCTCTTCCAGATGGCCCAGGAGAAGCCCCCTGCACCCACCACACCTCAGCCTGGTGAGTTTACCACAAACCACCGccatcaccaccacccaccaaccgtCACACCACCTTACGAATGCAcaacttcctctgtctctctgtctcttatttCATCCACGACCTGAACCAAGTATTGAATAAAAACTcaccttttctctcctcttttctttcgtctttccctctcttctgtctgttcctcagccgCTGGCctgcagaccaagtgtaacctgGAGAAGTCGTTCCACGGCCATAAGCTTGGTGCCTACCTCCCTCAGTGTGACGAGCAGGGCAACTACCTGCCCATGCAGTGCTGGCACGCCACTGGTTTCTGCTGGTGTGTGGACAAGAACGGCAAAATCATCGAGGGCACCAGCATGCGTGGCAGAGCCACCTGTGAGAGAGGTAGGAACTGGGCAGACAGTTATACAGCGTTAAGCGTTACTGACCTCTGTGTCCATGCAATTGCTTTTTAGTGCATTCTGCAGTCTATAACAAAGCTCATTTGCTCACTATTACACCTGCCATGGTATATCTATGCAGTTGTATGTACATATAGATAGTGATGTGACTATTTTTGTCTCATGCTCCGGTTTGTTCCCCGCAGTCCCCAGTCGGATGGCAGCTTTCCCCAGGATGATGCAGCTGAAGGAGTCCAAGGGTGCGTGTTTCACAGACaagcagaaatagagagggagagaaataaactcaataagaaacagacagagagagagagagggatacaataCATAGACCACACTTGATTACATGGAACTAAAAGGTGTTGTCTGactgtttttgtttttacactgtgtACTGTTCATCTGAATAAATTGCATGATGGTTTCGTACATATGGTTGATTCTATTCTCTATATTTTGCAGATGAGTAAAACCACAGCTCCACCAGGGCACCAGCTGGCCTGCTCTCTCCTCGTCTCACTGCCAGAtcgaaaaatgttttttttgttttgttttttttaacttcTAATGACTATTTCACTCTTCCTCTATCATGATAAAGGTCAATTACATGGGATACAACACAATGAAATACTCTCTTTTGATTCATGGATAATAGTTTTCTTTGGACAGTATAAATGCTGTGAACATTATTAACAGCCTTTTTTTGCTTCTGAACTCAACACAGCTATGTAAAGCATTTGAGATATAAATACAAGATGTGTGTTACATTTTTAACCATGCACAACACCCAGACTTTTCCATCCCCAAACCCTGACCCAAACCCCTGTCAACTTTGACCCCTAGTCCCTTAACCTGGCCCTCCAATCATATCCAGCTGATGGGGGCTAGCCCCACCCCGTTTCCCTATTCTGTCTCTCCACACATAGACTGCCATAGGGCTTATTTGATCAGCTTCTGTCTAGAGTTTCTAACATAGATGTAATGTTTTAAACCTCTATAACCATGTCTTTGAAGCATGCTTTGACTTTTATGAATGTAGGGATAGGTGAACCGATAAAAATTAATAAAGTGCTATTTCCTactaaaatgtgttgttttttttgtaactCTTATTGTACATTAATCTCTTTTAGGACAGACTACTTAAACATACATGGTACCATCTGACTAGAGATTTTAGTTCTGGGATAACAGATTAATTTAACATGGAATCTAcccaccacaaaaaaaaaaaattgtgtaaAATGAATGACCATAACAAGACTGCAGATGAAGTGTTATGCTATTttttttatccgttattttaccaggtaaattgactgagaacacgttctcatttgcagcaacgacctggggaatagttacaggggagaggagggggattaatgagccaattgtaaattggttaggagtaggctacagtaggatgAAATGAACTGTTGACACATGGAAGTCTATCTGATTGTAACCTCTGTTTTGAACTCATACCCACATTCTGAGTAACTGTACACCCCTTGACCAGTGAAAATGGAGTCTGGGACATAAATATTTCAGGCCAGTGTAATCAAACCCAAATGAACTCGCAACACTCTGGATGGTATGGCTTCAGACTGCTTTCTCTGAGGACATGAACACACCTGTAAGTACCTCGCTACTTACTGTCCAATGTATGTGTGTCATGAGACTTGTTATAAAGGGTAAATTAGTGTTATTAATCCATCTCTTTCATAATGTTGTGGTTAATGGGACAATGGTGTCCAAAGGTAACCGAGCATGAGATCCGGGACAGTATTCAGGCGATTCGAACAAAAATGATGTCACAAGGGGACCATCGAGAGGATGATGTCCATAGACTGGCAGAACTAACCCATAATCTAAAGGTGAGATACAGTCTCTTTCCTGTAGAGAGAACAGCATATCTAGCTGTATCTGAAACAACAAATAAACTATGCCTCAATCTCTGCAATGAGTATTTAGAGTTGTGTTGATTTGGCAGGGACTGCATTCCCCAAAGACCCTAATACATATTGATAATAGTGACCATAACCCTGACCACAACATGGACCACAGTGTGACCatagagagaaggaaagaccTGCAGGAccagctgagacaggaggtggacGAACACATCCAAGGTAGTGTGTATGCAATGTGAGGACTGTAATAAGTACACAAGCGAGCTGTAGTTGTAAATATACTAGGATGAGAGCTGTAGTTCTAAATATGACCACCAAAATACACTACGTGAAACCTGCATGATTGGTGTTCGAAATCCTGTTTTCCCTCATAAGTATTTGAAGTCACTGTGATAGGACAACCACTGTTTCCTTACTCTGTCCAGTATCTGCATAATTttccccatcttaatcttttctttttattggccagtctgagatatggctttttctttgcaactctgcctagaaggcctcCAACTCCTATGTcttttctggttagagccagtttgcactgttctgtgaagggagtagtacacagtgttgtatatgatcttcagtttcttggcaatttctcgcatggaatacccttcatttttcagaacaagaatagaccgacgagtttcagaggaaagtctgtttctggccattttgagcctgtaatcaaacccacaaatgctgatgctccatatACTCGGGCCAGTTCTTTTCTCTGtaaatatcaatgatgtcgctcttgcagctggtgattttctgatcctcctctacgcagatgacaccattctgtttacatctggcccttctttggacactgtgttaacaaacctccgagcttcaatgccatacaacacgcCTTCCGTGACTTCCaattgcttttaaatgctagtaaaaccaaatgcatgctcttcaaccgattgctgcccgcaccctcccacccaactagcatcactactctggacggttctgacttagaatatgtggactacaaatacctactgtaggtgtctggttagactgtaaactctccttccagacttacattaagcatctccattccaaaatgaaatctggaatcggcttcctatttctcaacaaagccttcttcactcatgctgccaaacatacactcgtaaaactgcctttcctaccgatccttgacttcggcgatgtaatttacaaaatagcctccaacactctactcagcaaactggatgtcgTCTATCactgtgtcatccgttttgtcgcCAAAGCCCAAAATACTACCAACCGCTGCGACCTGTGTGCTCTCGTtcgctggccctcactacatattcgtcgccaaacccactggctccaggtcatctataagtctttgctaggccttatctcagctcactggtcaccatagcaacacccacccgtagcacgtaggtaggtaggtatatatatccagcaggtatatttcactggtcatccccaaagccaacacttcctttggccgcctttccttccagttctctgctgcgaatgactggaacgaattgcaaaaatcactgaagctggagacttatatctccctctttaactttaagcatcagctggcagagcagcttaccgatcaatcaatcaacacagccaatctgtaaatagcacacccaaactacctcatccccatattgttatttatcttcttgctattttgcatcccagtatctctacttgcacgtcATCATCTccacatctatcactctagtgttaatactcaattgtaattatttcacctctatggcctatttattgccttacatccctaatcttctacatttgcatacactgtacatatattttcttttgtgttattgactgtatgtctgtttatgtgtaactctgtgttgttgtttttgacaCACTGCTTTATCTTGCCCatgtaatggttttcttccgctaaaggagaggaggaccaaaatgcagtgtggttagtgttcaacatctttaatataGATGATAAACGAGATCACcataaaatacaaaacaacaaatgtgaaaaccgaaacagtcctatctggtgcaatgacacaaagacagaagacattcacccacaaaatacccaaagaacatggctgcctaaatatggttcccaatcagagacaacgataaacacctgcctctaattgagaaccaagctaggcaaccatagacaccTAGACCAGAaaacaccccataaacatacaaaacccataGACCTgaaaaaacacataaatcccccatgtcacaccctgactgaaccaaaataataaagaaaacaaagataactaaggccagggcgtgacagcccaggtcgcagttgtaaatgaggacttgttttcaactggtgaaataaaaatactcaactagtctaaagaatgttttattgcttctttaatcaggacaatggttttcagctgtgctaacataattgcaaaagggttgtCTAATGAACAATTATCCTtttgaaatgataaacttggattagctaacacaacgtgccattggaacacaggagtgatggttgccgataatgggcctctgtacgcctatgttgatattccataaaacatctgccgtttccagctacaatagtcatttacaacattaacaatgtctacactgtatttctgatcaatttgatgttattttattgcttttctttcaaaaacaaggacatttctaagtgaccacaaacttttgaatggtaatgTAGGCTACCAATATTCCCAACTCCGGAGCATTAAAAAAAACTCCCATATTTCCTGTGGGATCATGCACTTGCTTACTCCTTAAAATTCACAGTTTTGATAGGCCTACCATTAAATGATATGTGCAAAAACTATTCAACTCTttttggaacggcaagccagacaaaattaaacggacctatttatataatgaatatgaatccGGAAggcagaaattattaaatattaaatatttgaaaatgaaatcatctccaaaatatcactatttttaaaacaacaaaaaataaatacaaaattttTGCAATcaataatgttatatatatatatatataatatataatatatatatatatatatatatatatatatatatatatatatatatatatatatatatatatatatatatatgggggatataACCATCCCACCTCTGCATATTTtactgtgaagagacagaataATTAGATCAGGAATGGCTGACAAATTGCAACATTTACTTGGAACTCTgtaaatagcactgctgggtgatttgaaaagtcagtcaatcgatcaataatataataatactcttagaaAATGTGTTTCTTTTCATTTACATTCTCTAGAAACTATGacaatagaaaggttcagaacttttatGAAACATCACAGTACATTAGAAAAATACTGTATATGTCAGCTATAAATCAAAACTaaatggtcttcagagatagatgggaggggttgagggtagctgaaggctaggactaaaaacaaacaaaagattaCTAATATAAAATATACTGTCCTTCAAATGTATGTAATATAAACAAGGAAAATATACATAATAcatctaaatgtattttagattcttcaaagtagccacccctttgCCTTAATTGCAGCTTTGCACGCTTGTGTCATTCTCTCATAATGAACAGCCATTGAACCTACACTATTCCAGCTTTGCTCAGGATTCGTACCTGATTCATCTAATCATCTCAATTGATTGTGATCCGTTATATCAGGTATTAGGCCTATAGAATAGTGTAGAGATCAGAGGTCTATGTCGCTATGAACAGTGAATCCCAAGAACTGTCTTTCCTTTTTCACAGAGGGGAGAGTAAGTGTGGAGAGGATGCAGGAGAGAGTGGGTACAATCCAGCAGCTAAAGGAAgccctgagagaggaggagaaacaggagagcaGTGAGAAATCTGACCACCCGGAACAGGTACCAGGaatactctactgttctgtgaGGTTGAGAAGAACAAAGTGATCTGTCCCTAATGTAAAATATCTTCCTCCTTTGACAACTTGAGGACTGGTACCAGGCGGAGTACAACAGAGCACAGGAGCGGAGGAGGAAGATCAAAGAGGATCATGGGAGAGTGatacaggaggaggtggagaagatggaaagagagcTGGGGCAGGAACAGGTGACTAACACTTGAGATTGATTTAATCATGATATTCCTCACATCTTAGACACTCAAACTGTCAAATGTCCTGCCTCCATAAATCTACCCCTATGGTCAGACTGAGGGCCCCCAGAGGGAGCTATTGGtcctgggcagagagagacaggtcctgATTCTCCAGATGGAGGCCCTGCACACTGAGGCCTCGGAGGCCGAGAGAGACCTGGAGACACAGTACCACAGACACCAGCATGAGCTTCACTCTCTTAGGGAGGAGAGTCTGCAGGTAAGGCACTTACCTGCACTGCCATTGTCACACCTTTCACCACCATACTAAGCTCTGACTCCCCACCCCCAATCCCTTATCAGGTGTTCCGGGTTTTCCGCCAGGTAagtgaggagcagaggagggtGTCAGAGGGCAGGTACAGGACTCTCCTGCTGGAGGCCATACAGGATGCAGTCTACCTGTCCTCTCAGAACCAACAGCTACAGGCAGACAACAAACAGCTCCGCAAAGGTGAGTTACACACCTGGATAAAACGTGTATAACATATTTCTGTCTCAGTATAGGCAGGTTAGATCCTACTTTGAGAAGACTATTTTACATCACTTGAAATAATGGTGTATTTCATTGCATACCTTGATTGGGTTTAAACCTAGTTCATCAATAaatcagattctctctctctctttctccatagcATTGGCAGAGCTAAAGGACATTCTGTGTGTGCAGGGTGACCTCAAGGGACAAAGAGTATCCCAGTAACAGTGAGGGGGATGGGGAAATGTTTCTCATGGATTTATGGCATTTTATTTCAGATAGAAAATACCAAAGAAATAAAAGAGAAACAACCATTGAAATATTCATCTTTAATatatagtattgcataaacactTTCTGTACCTATACGTCTTGACATTGGCAGAGGTAATGATAAATGCTAATAGAATGATCATAGCACCACTCTTAAGAAGTGTTGGGTGACAATGTAGAAATAATGGAGACATATTACTCAAATCCAACTACCCATGATATATTGAAGAAAAGGCTTGAATGAATATGGAGGAATTTGATTGACCTGGAAATCAAAGGCAAGTGAAAAGTAGGCAGTACATTATGCAGAACAGATAAAACAGTGATGGTGTGACGAAGGGCTCTGTAAGTCTCAGCTAAAGTGCAGCTTCTATTACAATCAACAATCAAATTAGAAACTTCAAATAACTCAAACTAAATGGACCATTTGGGACATGTGATGAAAAATACTGGATCCGAATCACTAAAATAAAAATGCAATTTCAAAAGGGAAAAGAACACTCCAACCAAAAAAACATTCCAACCTTAATGTCAATCAATGTCAACACATCATCTGGTAAAAAGTGCTGCCAGAGATTGTGGTGGGGTGGTGGAATGAGAGTCAGTTAGCAGAGTTCTGCTAAAGGTAGTACAGATAGGCTGCCAGGCCAATCATAGAGGTGGGTAACAGGAAGAAGGGGGTGAGCTGCAGGCCCAGTAGGGCCCAGGAGAGCAGAGCATTGACCAGCATAGAGCAAGAGATGACAAACAGTCTGGTGATGCCGCTGCCATGCTTCAGCACTACTGACATCAGCAGCCCATTTGCTGCCTGCCCAGCAACAATGGCCCACACCACCCCTGAGTAACCCTCCAGGAAATCCTGTTCTCCCCCCATGCTTAAGAGGTGGGAGACAAAGTTGATGGCCAATCCAAACACGTACAGGTATAGGTTCTGCAGGCTTAGGGGTAGTCGCTGGCTCTTCAGCACCCGCTCTGTGTAGACGGCTGCCAGCCCTGAGATGAAGCAGTAAACCAGCACTAGAACAAGGCCCCAGGCTGTGATGTGAAGCCTGGAACTTGCCTGGTCCTCAGTTTGCCCTGGATACTCCAGATCCAGACTGCTGTAGCTGTGACACACCCCAGCCCCCATGAGGATCCCCAGGGCCAGCCACTGGGCGGACCGCAGCCTCTTCCCCAGGCAGGAGGAGTAGAGCAGGGCCGTGGATGCGATCTTCAAGTTGCTGAGGACCTGGAAGGAGCTGGGATCCATGTAGAGCTGCATGAGGACTACCAGATTGTTGTTGAAGGCATAGAGTGCGGCTGGGACTGCATAGGGGGCCACGAGGGCCAGGGACAGGGGGGCACGCAGGGCAGACAGGTCCCCAGTCAGGAGCAGAGTTGCTAGGGACACCAAAAGCTTGGTTATCTCTATCAGAAGCACACAGGAGGAGGAGCTAAAGGGAACCCGCCCACCCACCTTGGTGAGTGTTATTAGGGGGGCATGAGAGCCATAGATCAGGACCATCAGTCCTAGGAGGACACCCCACTGGaccctcttcctccaccacctcctgtGACGGGATGGGGACCCAGCCCTCACGTTATGGATCACAATCATTCTCAATACTGCATGTTTTTAACACCCTGGGAATAAAAGTACAAATACAAACACCCTCTAAATggacaacaaaaatattttttaaatccccTAAATTAGGCTAAATCTATTCAACCATAACATAATATTCTCAAAATATGTTCATATTCTAAGCCGATAAAAGTTATTTGTGATTACAAAACACGAAAGCACCACTGTCTTGCTGTTAACACCCTTGATTCAAAATCAATTAGATGGCTGCTGTACTTGGCAACTTTACTAAGGCAAGCAGTCAAATATCCCTGCAATGTAACCTTACACTCAAAGAACAGAACCTTATCACCTTTTACACACTTTATAATCTGATTCACAGTGATCAGCAGAGAGAATAGCAGATGTTCCCAGGGAACTGAATGTAGATTTACGCTTTAACCTTTGAACAAAACCCAAAAC
This genomic stretch from Oncorhynchus tshawytscha isolate Ot180627B linkage group LG21, Otsh_v2.0, whole genome shotgun sequence harbors:
- the slc35a4 gene encoding probable UDP-sugar transporter protein SLC35A4 — its product is MIVIHNVRAGSPSRHRRWWRKRVQWGVLLGLMVLIYGSHAPLITLTKVGGRVPFSSSSCVLLIEITKLLVSLATLLLTGDLSALRAPLSLALVAPYAVPAALYAFNNNLVVLMQLYMDPSSFQVLSNLKIASTALLYSSCLGKRLRSAQWLALGILMGAGVCHSYSSLDLEYPGQTEDQASSRLHITAWGLVLVLVYCFISGLAAVYTERVLKSQRLPLSLQNLYLYVFGLAINFVSHLLSMGGEQDFLEGYSGVVWAIVAGQAANGLLMSVVLKHGSGITRLFVISCSMLVNALLSWALLGLQLTPFFLLPTSMIGLAAYLYYL